A genome region from Actinopolymorpha sp. NPDC004070 includes the following:
- a CDS encoding ABC transporter permease has protein sequence MRLRKYLVGKSLWYLGALLVALVLNFLLPRLVPGNPVDAIVAQLGRSGTQADSLQRIHEHYVKEFGLDQSMVGQFFTYLGNLAHFDLGTSFAQYPAHVDGLISQALPWTIGLQLPAILIGWLVGNALGALAAFKGGWFDRGAFLSSLFLSSMPYYCLAILLLYLCAVALPLLPPGGGYEPGSSPELSVTFMVDVMRHYWLPFLSLVLIFVGGQAVGMRSMAIYELNSDYVNYGRGLGLSDKRIVRYIFRNAMLPQVTGLALSIGTLVGGALITEIVFSYPGIGSLLFSAIGQNDYPVIQAITLIILVAVLLSNFLVEIAYGFVDPRIRASQAGER, from the coding sequence ATGCGGCTACGCAAGTACCTCGTCGGCAAATCGCTGTGGTACCTCGGCGCGCTGCTGGTCGCGCTGGTGCTGAACTTCCTGCTCCCGCGGCTCGTCCCCGGAAACCCCGTGGACGCGATCGTCGCGCAGCTCGGGCGTTCGGGAACGCAGGCTGACTCGCTGCAGCGGATCCACGAGCACTACGTCAAGGAGTTCGGCCTCGACCAGTCGATGGTGGGGCAGTTCTTCACCTATCTCGGCAACCTCGCCCACTTCGACCTGGGCACGTCGTTCGCGCAGTACCCCGCCCACGTCGACGGGCTGATCAGCCAGGCGCTGCCGTGGACGATCGGCCTGCAGCTTCCGGCCATCCTGATCGGCTGGCTGGTCGGCAACGCACTCGGCGCGCTGGCGGCGTTCAAGGGCGGGTGGTTCGACCGAGGGGCCTTCCTGAGCTCGCTGTTCCTGTCCAGCATGCCGTACTACTGCCTGGCGATCCTGCTGCTCTACCTGTGCGCGGTGGCGTTACCACTGCTGCCACCCGGAGGCGGCTACGAGCCGGGCAGCTCACCGGAGCTGAGTGTCACGTTCATGGTCGACGTGATGCGCCACTACTGGCTGCCGTTCCTGTCGCTGGTGCTGATCTTCGTCGGCGGACAGGCCGTCGGCATGCGGTCGATGGCGATCTACGAACTGAACTCCGACTACGTGAACTACGGCCGGGGTCTCGGCCTGTCGGACAAGCGGATCGTGCGGTACATCTTCCGCAACGCCATGCTGCCGCAGGTGACCGGTCTCGCCCTGTCGATCGGCACTCTGGTGGGCGGCGCCCTCATTACCGAGATCGTGTTCTCCTATCCCGGGATCGGTTCGCTGTTGTTTTCCGCGATCGGGCAGAACGACTATCCCGTCATCCAGGCGATCACCCTGATCATCCTGGTGGCCGTGTTGTTGTCGAACTTCCTCGTCGAGATCGCCTACGGGTTCGTCGACCCGCGGATCCGGGCGTCGCAGGCAGGTGAGCGCTGA